GCTATTTTAATTTTTTTAACAATACTAACACTCGCTGCTTTCGGTTTTTAAATTTTTTATCATTTAGTTACAAAGGAGAGCTGCTATGTCTTTAGGAATCACCGAAATTATTTTGATTCTTCTTGTGATAGTCATTTTATTCGGCGGCAAAAAAATTCCGGAATTGGCAAGAGCCTTGGGAAAGGCTTCTCATGAATTTAAAAAAGCAAAAGAATCTATTGAGAACGAAGTCAATGAACTGAAAGAGGCGGCGGAAAACGAAGCGAAAAAACTTGAGGATTGCGCTTCAGATAAAAAAGATGCGTCAAAATAATAATGGCTGATAAAGATGAAAGTTTAATACAGCATTTAAGCGCTTTAAGAAGGGTGCTGATAAGATGTTTTATCTGTATCGGCATTATGCTGCCCGTATGTTTTTTGGCGGCGCCAAAGGTACTGAATTTATTTATAAAAATAATATTGGGCAGCTCAAACATATCGTTGAACTATTTTGCGCCTATGGAAGTATTTGTACTTCAGATAAAAATCGCTTTATTTATGAGTTTAATCCTTTCTTTTCCCTATATAGTTAAAAACGTCTGGGATTTTATTCTTCCTGCT
This genomic stretch from Candidatus Endomicrobium procryptotermitis harbors:
- the tatA gene encoding twin-arginine translocase TatA/TatE family subunit; the encoded protein is MSLGITEIILILLVIVILFGGKKIPELARALGKASHEFKKAKESIENEVNELKEAAENEAKKLEDCASDKKDASK